The Sus scrofa isolate TJ Tabasco breed Duroc chromosome 4, Sscrofa11.1, whole genome shotgun sequence genomic sequence aatcacagacattttttggtttctcagaGCACAATCAGAGTTATATTTACACCATAGTCTATTAAGTACGTAATagatttacatcttttttaaaaatgtacgtgccataattttaaaatataaacaaaaaaacctactgcaatagtaacatcaaagatcactgatcacaaatTACCATAACAAacactaataatgaaaaagtttgaaacattGGCCAAGAATTACCTAAATAGGacacagagaaacaaaatgagcaaatgagtTGGGAAAATGTGGCTGAGAGACTTTGCCATAAACCtgaaatttggggaaaatgcaTTATCTGTAAAGTGCAACAAAGTTAAACATGTGTATTTCTCTACAATTTTGACCCTTTTCTTTCACAAAAACTGCTCACTCCAGAAGCTTATATAACATTTTCCAGACTTTCATTAGAAGAGTGTACCACTTAATGTAGAAAAACCATACTCTATGCAGAGGTCGTCTTCCACTGGGTAAAGAACAACTCACGATTTTTTATGGATTTATGACTCAGGCTGAAATGAAACCAAAGGTATTCTTGATGTAATTACTTTTAGTTCCCCAATGccaaatttatattattttaccaCCTCAACGTGTGGCtccaaaaacattaatttttctacTTTGAGCCAGTTCCAGACAAGAGACATAGATTTCAATGTTTTATAAGACTTGTTTCTGCACCATCATATAGTTGTGAAGAACAAGGAATCTTAAAAGATTCCCTGATGAAGTCCCAGGCAAAATACAAGTATTCAAGAGACAATTTATGGTTCATAGtctaattgaatttatttatccttctaagcagtatgtttttatttacatcTAATTAAATTTGTATTAATGCAGGTGAACACAGAAAGAAATCTGCCGAGTTCCTCTTCAGAGTCCTTTttcaattttaagaatattacagTCCCCTCGTCCTTTTCTTGTCCAAGTTAAATCACTCcagttcctttcatttttcttcacagAGCATgccttaaaattttccatttttttctgacctATCTGAATTTCTTGATATTCTACTAATGTTTAAGACTATAATTTCTAGGCAAAGTACTGGAGAGCCAGCCTAGTAGCAGAGCATCTTTTTCTAGCTATGAGGGAAAATGGTGATCCTGCCTCAGGGAAATGCTTGCAAGTTCATTAGACAGATGTTCTGAGGAAACTGGATTCAACACAtttggcacacacacaaaaacaatttGTGATATTGCTGTGTAGGTCTTATATTTTTATCAAAGAGCAGTTAAAttaatacatgaaataatttgaGGCTATATCTATTCCACTAATTCACCAatcatttaatatacattttgcATTAAGCTGACAACATTTGTAAAGGGGGGGGAGATATAACTCCTGTCCTCAGGACATTTATGAGGCCCcaggagaaaaataacagaaacagaaagttatacatgttcaagaaaaaaacacagaaacgtcaaaaataatagaatagaaaCCGAGTCTGCATTcgttgaaaaaataaagaacacagggAGGATGAAAGTCAAACTGGATTACCCAGTGGCAAGATTTCTAGGGTTAGCTTATTTAGAAGAAGCGGGAAATTCTTTGAGGTTATCTAATACACATCCATCCCACATGCTCTACTTTCTCGTAAGGAaaaaacactgatgaagaaatGTTATGCTGACACTGAAATCACAAATGGTGTTCATCACAGCTTTCAGGATCACTTCAATTTAACTGGTTCGCTTCCTCCCAAATGAAAagattctcatctttaaaaatataaaatattcctaaTATATTTCTGTTGCTAGTATCTGAGGATGTCTTAACTTGGCAAAATAGGCAAGTTTGGTCAAGCATTTCAAAGGGGAAATGATAGCTATTTTCTCTTACTACTTGATTGAGATTTGTTCTTGAGCTCTGGAAACTGTTGTTTAAAAAGTTGTTATTCTCATCAACTACTTCAAAGATTTCCTTTGTCTGATTACTGAGGTCTTGTGTATTTGAATTCACATCACCCATGACTAACAATAATGTGTGCAAGAAATTCCCTAAATATGATCgaaattcatttaaattagtGTCTTCCTCTAAATCCACGAAGttagatctttttcttcttttatccatTAAGTCAAATGTGTTACTGAAATAAAGCCAATCAAATACACTGCTAATGGTATTATCAATAAATGCTTCTCTATTACTTGCTTTATTGTCCTCATCTCTGAACATGCTTTTGTTTGACCGTAGTAAATATGGGTGTATTTTCATCCATAATTTGAGACTCAAGGAATTTTCAATATCAGAATCTTTGCAATATGCAAATCCTCGGTGTTCCTCATTTAAAGGCTCAATCATCACAGTTAGGATTGGGCAGTGCTGACCACAAATAGTATAGAGTTTATCCAAAGAGTCGCCCTCCTGAAGTGCACCATGAAACCCACTGTTACCAGGCAGTGGCTGATTTTTAATAGTATCATCAGGGACAGGATGGACTTTGTTATCAGCAGATGTAAAGACATGAGTGACAGATGCACATACTCTTCCTGACCTATTATTATCTTTCTCTGCATGGTGATTTGGTATTCTCTCCTTAGCGCAAGTTTTATTCTCAACATCTAGGAAATCCTCACAAAAAGGCTCAGAGTCACTACAATGAGGCATGTGAAAATAATTGCATCTCAGTTCAGGGGGTTGAGTCAGTTCCTCCAATTCTGAAGAGGACAGTTCAGCCATGTTTGAGCCTGGGGCCAAATTTCCAAAATGTGAATATGGTGCCTCATTGCTGTTATTATCAAGTAGAGTATCCACTGATGTGGTGTCCCCACTGCCACATGTGCCAGAATTTTCAAAAGATGATACTCTTAGCAAATGATTTTCTCTCAGGAGCCACTTGCCTTTGTCAATCAGTACTCCCTCTTCTCTGTCCCTGAGGACTCTGTTTTGATCATTTTGTTCTGTGCAATGCTCCACAATGTCTTCTCCATGACAACTGGCTCTCACATCAAAATCACATTTATCTTGCCTTTCCTCCTGAAATTTCTGCAACACAGATGAATTACTGGATGCCTGTTCAGAAGAGCCAAATGACTGACTTTGAGAATCATAAAGACCTCCTTTCCCAGCGCACTGAAATTCCACAGAATTAGAAGGATAGACCTGAGATGTACGTGCAGACCCAGGAAAAAAAGACGGTTTTATCAGCTCTGCTTTACCATAGagtttttctattgttcttttaaCAAATCCTTTGTTATATTCTTTCTCTTGGGCAATCTCCTGACCACTGTCACTGGGGCCACCACTGGATGTTTTATATGACTGTTCATTCTCACTGTCTTGTCTGTAATCTGACCAATCAGAAGTCACTGAGCTTCTGAAGCAGTTTTTAAAACGAAGAGGGGACTCTGCAAAACTTCCAGTATCCATGCGTTCcaccatatttttttctctcattttagcTTCTCCTTCACTGACTTCCTTTTCAGTATTTTGCTTAGAATCATAGCAAAATACTAAAGATGATGGTGTTGCCAGCCTCCTACTGATTGTCTCACAAATTACACCATTCCATCTTCCTTCTTCTGTAAGGCTCTTGCTACTGACTTTGATCAAATCCAGATTTTTACTAGTCTCTAATTCCTTTTGGATTGATTCTTCAGTAGTTTGCTCTCCTGAATTTATCTTTGTATTAAAGATATCAGTGTTCTGGTTTTCTAATTCTTCAAAAGATTCtaattctgaaatatttctttcatttgatgTCATGCTGTTGGTTATTGAGCCTGGTTCTTCAGAAGTCTTTGATTCTTCATTATCAAAAGATGTATATGCATTTTTATCctgaaatttctttaaagaacaatttttaaattcatctaGAGAACTATGCTCCCTATTGAGTTCTGGTTCAGCTGCATTTTGGAAAAAGTCACAATGGCTTAACTTACTGATATTTTGGTCTGATATCCATGGATTAAAGCCATGTTTACACCCATGGTCTGCCAAAATATTTAGGTCTTTCTGAACTTCACCAATACTTTCTAACTTTTCAGTTAATTCTAAATTATCAGcatatgtgttttctttggaatttaaaaagtCACTGGTGTTGCAGACTTTGATGGGAATGTAGGGCTCATCAACTGGGCAAGCTGTCTCACAGGGATGCTTTTCCTCATAAGCACAAGCCTTATGAGAAGACATGGCATCACTAAGTGAACAGACCTCTCCTAGAAAACAAGCCTTACGCATGGAGGCCTCATCCATGGTACAGCCATCACTAGGGAAAGAATCATCACTGAGGGGATAAGCCTCTTTTGGGGGAGAAGTCTTATTCACAGTGCACATCTTACATGGAGAGCAAGTCACCTCTGAAACAGAGACTTTAGAGACACAGTCTCCACTGGCAGAACAGTCTCCATCTAAAGAGGagattttctgtgttttctcattttcaacGCACTTAGGAACTAGCTGAACGCTGGGTGTAGAACAACTTGCAGAAAGACCTACTGGAACCATGTCCTGTTCTTTCTCAGTGAATCCAAAATCACTTGTGGTTGACTCCACTAAACTGGCAACAGCAGCCTTCAAGTCATcagcttcctctgtgacagcAATATGCTTCAGAACCTCCAGCAGTGCCAGTGTTTCTGAAGTTCTACTGGTAGTCTTGTGAGCATCACCTTGACAGAAGGTATTCATACCTCCCTTTAGGTTTAGCACCAGGAGCCAAGCTAGAAGAACATTAGTGGAGGAATTACATattggagaagggaagggaacatCTGTAAGTAGACCTGACATTGGAACAACTCCATTCTGAGTCTTGTGAATACCAAGAACTGAAGCTTGCAGTTGGTGAAGCAATCGGACTGGTAAGAGGTCTTTTGGAGTGTCCTCTTCCATAAGATCAACTTGAATGGCAGCCTCTACACTTTGCCCTTTTGTAGCTAAGTTTACGTCTCTGTAAACAAGGCTTACCTCTGGTCCTAACTTTTCAGCAGAAGCCTGATTTTTAGTATTATGACCACCAAGAGTTGACTGTGACAGAGGACAACATCCATTAAAGGAAAGCAAGTAAGCATCACGCAGAGATTCAACCTGGTTCTCATAAAGAACATCTGTAAGTTCTTCACTGTTACCTTTGTCAAAAGATGTACCTAACTCTTTATCTAGATTATGTCCCGTCAAACTGGCATTTTTAGTTTTGTGCCTATTACTTTCAAAATTACTTCCTTTTCCAGAACTTATATGGGAATTATTTCCTGGAAAACCACTGTTGTTACAGTTTACCACACTCCTTTCATTTCTGCAGATTGGAGCTGATGTCCTAGGTTGCAAAGCTGAATGTGGATTTATGTTCTGCAACCATTTCTGTACAtaattttgaactgaatgatgGGTAATATCCTCAGGAAAAACAGCTTTTTTCCAGGAAGTTAAGGAATTTGCCCTTGTTGTGACATGTTGCTTACTTACAATAGCATCAGATTTCAACttattccctttttgttttttctggcttCTTAAAGTTATGGGTGAATTATTAACCTTTGAAACTAAGCTCTTTTTTGCTGTTCCTCTCAAATACCAAGATGCTATTTCTGCTTGAGCTTGTGGTCCACAAAAAGCATTGGGGTTTtgctcaaggaaattaaatacatgaaataaattttgattttcaaaagtatttttgcaATATCTAAATTCATTAtgggaaaatatttcttctccttGATTCACTTCTCTTTTTGTAGATCTTCCTAAGCTTGCTTTGTTTAGTGGTCTGAATTTTCTTTTGGTTAAAAGTCCCTGAACCTTAGGATTATGAAtagtatttaatttatttctatggACACTCTTAGAATTCACAGGATTATTactttgggaagaaaaataatttgattcaaTTACCATATCACTTGCATGGAGGTCTTTCTCACAAAGTATCTGTCCTTGAAGGGGACGATGTGACTCTTTCAGTATGGCTTCCTGTGCACTTCTACCTCTTGTATTTATTCTCTTACCCTTACTGGGGATTGCTTTAGATGCAATCTCATCCTGAGGCCTGGAATTTCTCACATGCTGCTGAGATTTCATCCTCTTTTTGTTGACAACAGGTGATgaaatttgcttttccttttctggaagtTGTGTTAAACCACACTGAGCAAATTCACTAATTAGTTTGTCAATTCCTGTGGCGACAGGGGAGTATCCTACTGAAGCTGGGGTCTCTGAAATGGTTTTGTCAGGTCCAGAGTTGTCACTTGAAGAATGAGTTGTATCTGCTAAAAAGGGACTGAATCTATCACTAGTGTTACCATAAGCCCTTAAATTCTTGACCCTATTTTTACTGTCTGCTGTTACACTATCAACTATATCTTCCTCTACAATTGAGTTTTCTGATGTAATCTGTGGCAAGCCATTATTATGAGACATCTCTAACATCTTCTGACTTGTAATTTCTACAACACCAGCACTTATTGCACTTGACTTGAGcagtctgctttctttttttctttctaaagatgaCTCTACCGGTTCATTGTTATCAACCTGAACAAGTACTGGTCTGTTAGATACTGATGACATCTTACTGCAAGCATGTGTGAACATGTGATACTGAGATTTGTTCTCaccatctttcctttcttcactaTAGGAAAACTGTCCAATCATTTTCTCTTGAACTTCAGTCTCAGACACTAAAGTCACACTCCCTATCACAGATTTCTTTTGTCTCACTCTCCTTGGTCCAGGTGTAGGGGGCCTATAAAAATGGTGCTTCGCTTGATCCTGAGTTCCCTGAATGGTGTTTGTGTTCATAAGAGCATTCTCCCAACTAGCAGTACTGCAAGCTTCAGACTCTTGGTCTGTCATTTGAGGGTTTATCTCCTCTGCCAAACTGCTCTCTTGATTATTGTCTTTCTCCAGAGGTGAGACATCTGCAGACAATGAACATGCTGTAAGCTTTAAACCAGATGATCGATCATCTGTTCTTCCTGGAAAACTGCTTATCGCACTCTTTCCATCATTATTAGAAAGACCAGCTCTACAGACAGTGGTTGTCCATTTTATGGTTTCCTCCTCTTTTATCTTGAATCGAACTTTCATCTCAACTGTCATAGTGCCATcttgattaaaaataattgatttctCAACATCATCTTCAGAAGGATGTATCAATAAATTCtgagaatcatttttttctaaggcTAAGtagttttcagaaggaaaaaaatggtctGAGTAGCAATCATTACTCTGCATTTTGTcagaagaaacagaataaatcTGGGACCTTGGGCTTGAAGGCGCATGTGTGCTcactttcagattttaaaagtaaaagaatgccCCACATCAAAATATAAATGTGGAAGATAGA encodes the following:
- the RP1 gene encoding LOW QUALITY PROTEIN: oxygen-regulated protein 1 (The sequence of the model RefSeq protein was modified relative to this genomic sequence to represent the inferred CDS: substituted 1 base at 1 genomic stop codon), which produces NLKVSTHAPSSPRSQIYSVSSDKMQSNDCYSDHFFPSENYLALEKNDSQNLLIHPSEDDVEKSIIFNQDGTMTVEMKVRFKIKEEETIKWTTTVCRAGLSNNDGKSAISSFPGRTDDRSSGLKLTACSLSADVSPLEKDNNQESSLAEEINPQMTDQESEACSTASWENALMNTNTIQGTQDQAKHHFYRPPTPGPRRVRQKKSVIGSVTLVSETEVQEKMIGQFSYSEERKDGENKSQYHMFTHACSKMSSVSNRPVLVQVDNNEPVESSLERKKESRLLKSSAISAGVVEITSQKMLEMSHNNGLPQITSENSIVEEDIVDSVTADSKNRVKNLRAYGNTSDRFSPFLADTTHSSSDNSGPDKTISETPASVGYSPVATGIDKLISEFAQCGLTQLPEKEKQISSPVVNKKRMKSQQHVRNSRPQDEIASKAIPSKGKRINTRGRSAQEAILKESHRPLQGQILCEKDLHASDMVIESNYFSSQSNNPVNSKSVHRNKLNTIHNPKVQGLLTKRKFRPLNKASLGRSTKREVNQGEEIFSHNEFRYCKNTFENQNLFHVFNFLEQNPNAFCGPQAQAEIASWYLRGTAKKSLVSKVNNSPITLRSQKKQKGNKLKSDAIVSKQHVTTRANSLTSWKKAVFPEDITHHSVQNYVQKWLQNINPHSALQPRTSAPICRNERSVVNCNNSGFPGNNSHISSGKGSNFESNRHKTKNASLTGHNLDKELGTSFDKGNSEELTDVLYENQVESLRDAYLLSFNGCCPLSQSTLGGHNTKNQASAEKLGPEVSLVYRDVNLATKGQSVEAAIQVDLMEEDTPKDLLPVRLLHQLQASVLGIHKTQNGVVPMSGLLTDVPFPSPICNSSTNVLLAWLLVLNLKGGMNTFCQGDAHKTTSRTSETLALLEVLKHIAVTEEADDLKAAVASLVESTTSDFGFTEKEQDMVPVGLSASCSTPSVQLVPKCVENEKTQKISSLDGDCSASGDCVSKVSVSEVTCSPCKMCTVNKTSPPKEAYPLSDDSFPSDGCTMDEASMRKACFLGEVCSLSDAMSSHKACAYEEKHPCETACPVDEPYIPIKVCNTSDFLNSKENTYADNLELTEKLESIGEVQKDLNILADHGCKHGFNPWISDQNISKLSHCDFFQNAAEPELNREHSSLDEFKNCSLKKFQDKNAYTSFDNEESKTSEEPGSITNSMTSNERNISELESFEELENQNTDIFNTKINSGEQTTEESIQKELETSKNLDLIKVSSKSLTEEGRWNGVICETISRRLATPSSLVFCYDSKQNTEKEVSEGEAKMREKNMVERMDTGSFAESPLRFKNCFRSSVTSDWSDYRQDSENEQSYKTSSGGPSDSGQEIAQEKEYNKGFVKRTIEKLYGKAELIKPSFFPGSARTSQVYPSNSVEFQCAGKGGLYDSQSQSFGSSEQASSNSSVLQKFQEERQDKCDFDVRASCHGEDIVEHCTEQNDQNRVLRDREEGVLIDKGKWLLRENHLLRVSSFENSGTCGSGDTTSVDTLLDNNSNEAPYSHFGNLAPGSNMAELSSSELEELTQPPELRCNYFHMPHCSDSEPFCEDFLDVENKTCAKERIPNHHAEKDNNRSGRVCASVTHVFTSADNKVHPVPDDTIKNQPLPGNSGFHGALQEGDSLDKLYTICGQHCPILTVMIEPLNEEHRGFAYCKDSDIENSLSLKLWMKIHPYLLRSNKSMFRDEDNKASNREAFIDNTISSVFDWLYFSNTFDLMDKRRKRSNFVDLEEDTNLNEFRSYLGNFLHTLLLVMGDVNSNTQDLSNQTKEIFEVVDENNNFLNNSFQSSRTNLNQVVRENSYHFPFEMLDQTCLFCQVKTSSDTSNRNILGIFYIFKDENLFIWEEANQLNXSDPESCDEHHL